A stretch of DNA from Desulfotomaculum sp.:
GCGCCTCCCATGGATTTCAACTGCTCGCTTATAATCAGTGATACCTTATTCATGTATTCCTCTTCCAGGGTTGCCGCGCTGCGCTGCTGTAGTTCCTCGGCGCTGATAAATACCGGCCCATTACGGTCTGCATCTTTGGAAATTACCGAACGGACGATCAATTGGCTATTGGAGTTAACCTGTGCTTGCAGAGTGTCTTCAAGACTGGCTACGCGCTGGGGGTCGAATTCCTGAGGAGTTATAACTACCGCTCTGATATCAAGCGCTGTTCCGCTTTGGCTCCATTTAACATCTGACAGCCTGACGCCCGCATAGGTGTTCAATTGTTCGGTCAATACCTCCCGTATCCGGTTATCTAATTTTCTATCACCAATTATGTTGATTAGAGTCTGGGTCACAAAAACGGTAACCAGGAGCAGAATGATAAAACTTATCCCCAGGCGCTTGGTTACTGCTTTCATGAGTGAACCGTTGCTGCCATAAGAAAACTCCACCACCCCCAGCGCCATAAAGATAGTGGCAGCAGCAAATTCAATGGCAATAAAGTTTATTAAAAAAAGCAAAAAAGCTCCCCAGGCAAGCATCCAGTTGCCTGCGGCAAGGTTTAATCCACACGCGGCCAGCGGCGGAACCAGGGCGGTGGCAATAGCGACTCCCGGCAAGGCCGGACTTATCTTCTCGTCAACTAAGGCATAAGCCCCGGCCAAACCGGAAGCCAATGCGACCAGCACATCATAAATGGTGGGTTGAGTGCGGGCCAGAATTTCCGAACCGAAATCGGGACGTAGAGGGATCAGTCCCACCAGGGCAGGGAGGACTACTGCAAGGGTGATTCCAACTAGCTCGGCAAATACGGCAGTCTTCAGTAAATGACGGTCACCTGTTGAGAGGGCAAGCGCGATGCCAAAGATAGGTCCCATCAAGGGCGCCACCAGCATTGCTCCGATCACCACGGCAGTGCTGTTGGCCAAAAGCCCGAAAGTGGCGATTATAGTTGACAGGCAAACTAGAAGATAGAAAGAACAAAATCCGGGGCAGAGCTATATATTTCCTTGACTGGCATATTAAAATATATTATCATAATAACTAATTTAAAGAGGATTAAAAAAGGAAAAGTATAAATAAAGATTTACGGTTGGAATGGTTTATAACCATTTTTCAAGAAATACGGTCTTCAGGGTGGGAGGCTATTAAATAGCTTCCTGCCTTTTTTATTTTTTAAGTATAGTATAGCAAAAGGGTAGAGAGGGAAAAATTGTGTATCTATTTGCAGTTGCTATATTCCTGCTTACTTACGCTGTAATCGTGTCTGAAAAAGTTCACCGTACTATCGCAGCTTTGGTAGGCGCCGCTTTACTGGCTCTTTCAGGGGTCCTTAGTGTTGAGGACGCGATTCATTATATTGATTGGAACACTCTTGGCCTTTTGATAGGAATGATGGTTATTGTAGGAATTACACGCCAAACAGGTGTATTTGAATACCTGGCCGTGAAAGCAGCTAAAATGGTTAAAGGCAACCCCGTTAAGGTTATGATGGCTTTAGCCATAGTAACTGCTATAGCTTCTGCCTTACTGGACAATGTAACCACGGTTTTATTAATTGTACCGGTAACTTTTGCGATTACTAAACAATTAAAGGTTAATCCCATTCCTATTCTGGTTACTGAAATTATTGCTTCTAATATAGGTGGTACTGCTACCCTGATTGGTGATCCTCCAAATATTATGATTGGCAGTTCGACCGGCCTTGGATTTATGGATTTCGTATTTAATTTAGCCCCGGTAATAATAATAATTTATGTGTTCACAATCGTCCTGCTGACCCTTATTTATAGTAAACAACTGGTCACTACCGCCGAGTTGCAACAAGGTTTAATGAAGATGGATGAAAAAAAAGAAATCAAAGATACTGCCTTACTCAAGCAGTGTTTAATAGTCTTGGGATTAACCATTTTAGGATTTGTCATCCACCAGTACATTCATCTGGAATCCTCAGTTATTGCCTTAAGCGGAGCAACCCTGCTTTTATTTTTATCCAGCCGCGAAAATCCGGAAGAGGCTTTTCATGCAGTTGAGTGGCCGGTAATTTTCTTTTTTGCCGGTTTATTTTTAGTTGTCGGAGGCATTGAGAAAGTGGGGGTCATTGAGGCTATAGCCCGCTTCACCGTTGATGTTACACAGGGACAGTTAGTTCCGGCTGGCATTTTGATTCTTTGGGTTTCGGCAATTGCCTCGGCTTTTGTTGACAACATACCGTTTGTTGCGACTATGATACCGCTGATTAAAGACATGGGAGAACTGGGCATGTCAGGCAACTTGAACTTTTTATGGTGGTCATTGTCTCTGGGCGCCTGTCTCGGCGGCAACGGAACGATCATCGGCGCATCCGCCAATGTGGTTGTCGTCGGAATGGCGGAAAAAAGAGGCGCTCCGATTACATTTATCAATTATATGAAAGTTGCTTTCCCCGCAATGCTGCTTTCAATTGCAGTAAGTATGTTTTACTTGCTGTTCTGGTATTATTATAGCGGATTAGCGCTTCTGATCACACTTGCGATAGGCGTTACACTTGCAGTACTCTCCATCCCAATAAATAATGTTTTAAGTAAACGGGCAAAATTATGATCATTCACTGGGCGAAGCGCATTAACACTTTGAGTATCCGCATCCTAAACAAGTATAACATCCCTCTAAGGGAACAAAGCTCTGCTGCTTGCATTCCGGACAGATGCTTCTACTCTGTTCTCCAGCGTCATCCGGTTCCTGGTCTTCCTTGTGATCTACATATTTCTCCAAGGCTGTGGCTATAGCGCTGGGGCAGCTTTTTCCCGGACTTAGAGGCTTCCCGATACTTCTGGCCCTGGTCCAGGATGGGCAGGTATGAGTGGATCTTAGCTGCTCAATAATATCCTTGAGTGAGACTCCTGCCCTGATAGCCATGGAGGTCAGGCGGGATGCTGCTTCGGTAAATATTAAACATCCTCCGTCACTGCCTGTAGTAATAAAGGTCTCAATGACTTCGTTGGTGTTAGGATCGCGGTTTACAGTAAGGTACATTTTCCCGCAGCCGGTATCAATTCTTTCAGTAATTCCCGTCGTCCACTGGGGCCGGGATTGAATATACCCGCGGGGCCTCGATACCTGGCTGTTTTGAGACACCTGTTGTTTTCCTATTTCTATAACCCCTTGTTTCGAACCGTCTCTAAATATGGTTATACCCTTTAATCCATGTTTCCAGGCCTCAAGGTAAATCTTTTCCACCATATCTGCTCCGGCGCTGTTAGGCAGATTAATGGTCTTGGAAATGGCATTATCCACCTCTTGTTGGAGGGCAACCTGCATGGCTAAATGGTCCATAGGATCGATCTCCTGGGCTCCTTTAAACAGCCGCTGTATATCCT
This window harbors:
- a CDS encoding TIGR00341 family protein, with product MSTIIATFGLLANSTAVVIGAMLVAPLMGPIFGIALALSTGDRHLLKTAVFAELVGITLAVVLPALVGLIPLRPDFGSEILARTQPTIYDVLVALASGLAGAYALVDEKISPALPGVAIATALVPPLAACGLNLAAGNWMLAWGAFLLFLINFIAIEFAAATIFMALGVVEFSYGSNGSLMKAVTKRLGISFIILLLVTVFVTQTLINIIGDRKLDNRIREVLTEQLNTYAGVRLSDVKWSQSGTALDIRAVVITPQEFDPQRVASLEDTLQAQVNSNSQLIVRSVISKDADRNGPVFISAEELQQRSAATLEEEYMNKVSLIISEQLKSMGGAQVSNVTKEVADGIPLITASARTYQAITPIEVLAIQQQLNDEVDDSIKLIIRSTITKDADSQQFLHQAIAFRDTLQGEDLLLFDRLSNEITWYLSQRTPGISVAGLNFKLKDNSFTVKASVNTPATLNPIQVNALQRHLQNTIDPRIKITVQSIVGGTATAESYTTWSE